The DNA sequence GTTCCAGACTCCCAGTTACTCAGAATTGTATGCGTTATACATATATGGTCACAGATCAATAGATCATAATATTCAACAATTGGTTTCTGAATGGATCATACTAACTAAAATGAATAACTGAAATTCCTTAGCTTTTGACtaattttctattatttctCAAACGTTTTTTATTATACATACATATTTGGTTACCGATCAAAATATTCAATACTGGTTTTTGAATGGATCATACCAACTACAATGAATAAGTGGATATTcctagattaaaaaaaaaaaaacaacaaattagTTTATCTACATAATATTCTTAACAAGACAAAAGTAAATCTATGTTCTCCATACAAAAGTTCTTGTATTTGACTCCAAGCTGAGGCCTAGCTGAAGATCCAAACCTTTGACATGTCCCTGATGATGATTCGAACTAGCATGGGAGAAATTGAACATACAATAATTTTCTTGTTGATCATGAGAATTAGGAACATGCCACTTTGAAACATGAATAAGACTATCATCATCTTGATCATTATTATTAAAGCTAATCTGAGATTCAGAATTATTACTAATAAAGGAAGAAGGATTATATAAccaattatcaataatattattgatattGGAGCTTGCTTGCTGTAGAAGGTAGTGGTTGATTGTGGTCGCGTTAGTTTTTTGAAGCtgcaacttcttcttcttcattctctcTTTTTTGTGTGCATTTTGGTGTCCTCCTAATGCTTGCGAATTTGCGAATTCCTTGTAACAATATTGAcactctaattttttattattattatttttctcatcatgaTCTCCCTCTAACAATAATGAAGCTGAATTTGAAGAATTCACACTTTCATCTTCCATTACTACTTCTGAATGATCCTTTGGGTTTATTAGTTCAAACCCAAATAACTTGAGCCTCTTGTGTTTTGATGAATGCCCATTATTGTTTTCAACACCATCATCCCATGTTGAAGCATCATACACATtattcttttccatattatctctctctttctctctttgtTGGTGAGGGAATAATGAAGTATGTAAGAGGAGGTTGTTATTTTTGGAAGGTGAATTGCAAGGATTTGTTTTTGGATTTCTCCTCCTTTTATAATAAGCTTGTAAACAAATACTGTTGCTTCTATTTGAGAAAACAATTGAGtgatgtttttattttaatatttgaaaGTGGGTGTTAATTGAAGACTAATAaagtatataatataaaattatattaaaatatcaagatAGTAAAGAAAGGCGTTGATATATAATGACTTGTGATAATATAAATGTTTAagaaattattttctttttttaatataatgcATGCAAAGCACGCACAAGGCAAACCCAAAAGGCTACTAATAATggaatatttaataatttaaagaataaaaatatcattaaaattaattattatatatttatgcataactatatataatttattttattttatttttaatatatatattttatattttaatgtatattttattttaataattaattttaatgattgATTTCAACGATAACCTAATATAATTGTttaaagaaaagtcaagtaaaaAAATGCCGTCTTTCATGCAATGTTTGTAATAAAATATGTGTTATTTTGTGGCGGTTACAACTTAAACTTTTCAAATATAGAAGACTTGGTATGACACAGTACCACTTGGATTTTCTCCTTTATTAAAATATCAGATATATTCATGCCTAAGGCACGTTTATTATTGTTTATGAGGAATGCAACCAAGCATCTAGATGGAAAGGGGGCTGCTATTCTTAATATTATATAAGATAATTTATCAACCATCAACcgtaattaattaaaagtttaaaaccATACCAAGATTATTTTATCTCTGACCACCAGCCAccaataatttaatattttaatggCTTCATATGTATTGTTCTCTACCTAAGATtgtcacattaattattagataAATATGATCTCTTTCATAGAAACATCTTTTTGTAATACAAAATGCAGCTTCTTTGTAATTATATTATCCC is a window from the Arachis stenosperma cultivar V10309 chromosome 3, arast.V10309.gnm1.PFL2, whole genome shotgun sequence genome containing:
- the LOC130970134 gene encoding zinc finger protein 5-like, whose product is MEKNNVYDASTWDDGVENNNGHSSKHKRLKLFGFELINPKDHSEVVMEDESVNSSNSASLLLEGDHDEKNNNNKKLECQYCYKEFANSQALGGHQNAHKKERMKKKKLQLQKTNATTINHYLLQQASSNINNIIDNWLYNPSSFISNNSESQISFNNNDQDDDSLIHVSKWHVPNSHDQQENYCMFNFSHASSNHHQGHVKGLDLQLGLSLESNTRTFVWRT